The DNA segment ACGGGCGACGTCTCGATGCATGGGTGTCTGCGTCTCCTTTCAAGGACCGCGTGCGGGCCTATACTGTGGACGTGGTTCAATCCGGAGCCGTCGAGGCGATGGTCGAGGACGTGATCCGGAGCCTCACTCGTGTCGATGTCCTCTTCAATAACGCGGGTATCGAGGACACGGATTCGGTCACGAGGACTTCTGAGGAGCGCTGGGACCGCCAGATGACCGTGAACACGAAGAGCGTCTTCCTCTGCTCCAAATACGTCATTCCCCATATGCAGCGGCAGGGTCGCGGCGCCATCATCAACACGGGGTCGATCGAGGGCATCGTGGGTGAGCGGAACGGCGCAGCCTACGTGGCGTCGAAGGGTGCGATCGTGATGCTGACCCGCGAGATGGCGCTCGACTACGCCCCCGAGCAAATTCGCGTCAACTGCGTCTGCCCAGGCTGGATCGATACCCCGATGGCCCGCCGGTCCATGGACAAGCACGGTGGCATCGAGGCCATGATGCCAGAGATCCGCCGACTGCAACCGCTGGGTCGACTGGGCCGCCCGGACGAGGTGGGCCGAGCGGTGCTGTTTCTAGCCTCGGAGGACGCTTCGTTCGTAACCGGGGCGGTCTTGATGGTGGACGGCGGCTACACGGCTCAATGACCGATCGCTTCGGAGGTGGCAGACATGAGATTGCGCAGCGCGGAATGGTTCGACGGGCCGAAGTCGTCGACGTTTCAGCACCGCATGTCGATGGCGGCCGTCGGTCGTGACTATGCTGAGTACGGT comes from the bacterium genome and includes:
- a CDS encoding SDR family oxidoreductase, with the translated sequence MERFIGTVVVVTGAASGIGRATAELFLEEGASVAAVDIDGRRLDAWVSASPFKDRVRAYTVDVVQSGAVEAMVEDVIRSLTRVDVLFNNAGIEDTDSVTRTSEERWDRQMTVNTKSVFLCSKYVIPHMQRQGRGAIINTGSIEGIVGERNGAAYVASKGAIVMLTREMALDYAPEQIRVNCVCPGWIDTPMARRSMDKHGGIEAMMPEIRRLQPLGRLGRPDEVGRAVLFLASEDASFVTGAVLMVDGGYTAQ